CAAGTCAAATGCAGAAGATCACAAGGCAAACATTGCAAAAAGTGAAAGCCCGGGACTTGTCTTACATGGACTGACAGTTGGTTTGTGTGGATAGGTGACATAGGTACAGCTAGTCTCATGTGCAATCAGAAGGAATAATTTATGACTTTGTGCAGCTAGACAAAGCAGTGAAAATTCAGTTTAGAGGTCGAAAGTTGCTGAATACAACTGGCCGTAGAACTTTCACAGTGCTTACAGTCTTGCCTAGTGGTAAATATAAAAAGTGCAAGCATGAGGATGCGTTGTTTGCTCCAAAGTTGAGTTGTAATTAGAAGTGTTGCAAACGCAAGTGAAGCAGGGTACTTTGTGAACTTTGATGGCAGTTTGTGCAACTGATCTCTCATGACAAGGACTACATGTGTTACGATTGATGTTGCAAAGAAAGTTGGACGTTTTATTCCCTGAGCTTTAAACGTGGCATTGAAAAGTAATTCAGTGAAACAACAAAGGTTGGGCATCTGCGTGCTTCAGGCATGACGAAACTTGCGAAAGATAGCCTTGTTACTGGATCTGGCTTAAACACCAACAATTGTTTGCACCTGCTTGTCCAAAGAGTTTGATGAACTTCCAAAGGGAGAAATGAGGAGAACGACATGCACGTACGCAGACTAAAACCCAGACCTAATGTATTTAGGCAGTTGCAGGTGCCTCACCGTTTGAGGTAAAACCTGATGTTCAGCAACCCCCAACTTTTAATTCAACAACCTTTTTTATATTCCAAAAGACGAAAGTAAGAGAATAGATCCAAAAGCTAGAGAGTGTGTGTTGTGGAGGTATGAAGATGACATCAAAGAATATCGCCTGTTTGGCTGTGAGACAAAATCAAAACTAAGTGGCTTAAAAATTTTGTTCAGCATGGAAACTGTTCCTCGAAATCAAAAGGGTTGGCTACGGAAAAAAAGTTGCTCCAGAATCGGAAAATTGCTCGAAACGCTGCTGGCAAGTTGTGAACAGGCCTTATCAATGTCGAAATTGCAGATGTGACCATTGCTTTTATAGATGACTTCATTTATTTAAGAGATCATTTTGACTGAATAATCTAGAAACAATTTTGATACAAATCagtttaattaaataaaataacttcgTAGCAAGTTAAAGGTAAAAGTTAACGCTTACCATTTTTAGCCCGGTTTTTGCAATGAAGACAAATTTATTTCCTCGGAAACGATATTTTATGACATCGTGAACATGTAGTCCTTCCATGCCTATGTCTCTGTTCTCCCAAACCTGAAGCTCTTTCGTATTCGCAAGAGGAAACGGGTTTCCACTGCCGATGGAACCATCGTTGTCTACTTCACAAGCGTACAGAACACTTGTGTCAGAGCTCTCCTTTGAAATACAGAGGATGAAGCAAATGGGTGGATTTAGATCAGTCTGTGAGGCCATTTTTTACTcctctttttgtcttttccttcaacctcgttcccatgACGTCTTACTTGGCCTCTAGGAGAGGGTGTGAGCCAAGGGAGAGCTTTCTGGTCAGCGGAATAACGGAAATATTATCGTAGATCTGTAGATGGGGGGTTCAATAGCTATCGATCATCACGATATATTACTGTTAGAGATGTGGCCTTTGTGATACATTAAGTGTTTGAGAACGATTAATCTCAATCAtactttaaaagaaacaataaaccGAGTAAGTAACAGATTTCCTGAAGGTCTTCGATTGGCAGGGTATCCCGAGGGTATCCCGAGGGTATCCCTAGGCGCTCATCCGCTGAGCAAAAAGCCTCAGGAATCTGGGTACGACAGTACATTACCTTTACAACCGAACAACCCTTGAATTTAGCTAAAATCATCGCAGGCATGAAGACCAGTTGTGGTGAAGTTGTTGAATTAAGTGTATGATTTGTTCTCCCTAGGTTGTCtagatttgttttattctcaTCGCCTGCAAGATATCTGGAAGAGTGTGTGAATCACCGCTACTACGAATTCTGGTAAATATGAATGAGTAGTTACATAAGGCTGGTTTATTCTGTACAGTGTGTTGTCAAGTAGCTTTGATTATTGGACCAGCAATGTGTGAACATTGCTGTCGTTGTGGTTAGAGTTTAGTCCACTCAATTTGTAATCAACGTATATGAGGTTCTCATTAAAGTAATCCATTAACCCAAAGGGCAACCTATTGTGTGAAGTCGCAAGCTCCCTATCCTTTCACTTAATCAGTGGTAACAAATACGACACTTAAATTATGCCTTCTCCTGGTATAGTGTAGTTATGTCCATGGTCAGTCTCGTTtctgaagaaacaaaatttgtgGAAGGTGTGGCGACAATTACGTCTGAGTGTGTCATGATCAGCTACAGCTTCACATCTTGTGTCATTATAAGCTAATTCAGAATCTGGCTCTTTACCGAACAAAGCGTAACCGAGACAATGTTTATCATTTGTTGAATCCATTATTTTCTGCCatattgtattattttctttgttattattgtaaagcGCGTTTGAGCGTCAGGAATTCACGCTAGATAaataaactattattattattattattattattattattattattattattaaacttgGAAAGTTTTTATGCCATACCAACCtctgaaatgattttttttttttgtatttccaGGCTAGAAAGTCTCCGGTTAGCACCGTAAGAAATTACCTCAGAAATTTCAAGCTCAGGTGCCTGATTAACTAAGTGTGACAAAGCCTCTCAGCAGTTCATCACACTTTGAGAATTTGTTGAAACTTATTACAGTACTCTAAGCTTTGGAAAAGTCCAAGTTGAAATCCAGcgtcacttttttttcttttttcattctacCACAAATCGCAGTTAGGTCCTTTACACACACATGGGATGACTGACGTCATATGTAGCGTGCAACCTACACAAAGAGCACATGGCATGATGTAATGGCACATCAAGGGAAGTTTCTTCAGCCGAAAGTAAGAAATAACACTCATACCCTCAAATTGGTGCTTTTACTGACTGCTGTACATAATAAAAGTACTAGGGACATTTATATGATCAAGTGCATCGATTTACCCAAAGTGCAATGGGAAGTCAATTTATCAATAAACAAATGGAATTATGGGAAAGAATGGCAGAAAGGAGTCTTTTACAATTCTGTTTTCCCCATGGAATCAATCAACTATTTTCACATGATTTCAAATTTAGGTGACATCACCTATTCAGCAGTTTGACTAACCTCCTAAGTGAATATGTTTGAAATATGtgatagatatatatataatgtaAAAATTATGATCAAATGGAAACTAGGAAAAGTCCTAGCtccagatgggatttgaacccatgacccacTATGATCTAGTTGGATCCTCAAATAACTGAGCTCCTGGGGACTCTGCGTGACGCAGTCCTGGCTAAAGACCCACATGTCACCCTTGCTCAAGATAGAGTTCccagtagctcagtggtttGAGGGTCCAACTAGATCATGGAGActtgtgggttcaaatccaATCTGGAACTCAGATTTTCTCCAAGTTTCCATTTGATCCTATATATATCTATCATGTTGTATTTCAAAACATATTCACGTAGAGATTGCTTGGTTGCATCTCCAATATGCCTGGGTGATGCAGTGATGAGTCCTGCATTTCAGATGTCATTTGGCATTGTGATTTTAAAATACATGAAtatgaataatattattttattgggCTTCCAGTATCATTCACAATGACCTGATTTACatttaaacaaagaaaggtaCTGATTTTAACCTGAGCTCCCACATGATTCATTCTCctcttcaatttcaaaatgtgtCAAAAAATCCAAATACTTCTACTTATCAGTGTATACAGCTAGTGTAAAATATTTATGGTCATGAAATAACcagtgaaataataatattattaccaGTCTATTACCCTACTAACAACTTCAGTTCTCAACTGAAAGTACCCTTGCACAAAAAAACTCATAACTGAGAACTAATTTCACAAGAATCTACTGTAAGTTTAAAATGTCTAATCTAGTGTAGGTCTGTTTTCGGTTATTTTTACTTGTATAATCTCCCTGGCTTTAACAATTAATCAATCGTCAAGTATTTCACAAATTTATCGTTAATGCCTTATCAATGCTCACAAAAAAGTTGCAACACTGTTGCGCACTAACCTGGGTTGCAGGGATTTACTGCAAGATGTTGTATCAACTTAAAATACGGTATTTGGTCCTacaccattaattttcatggTACTTGCACTTGGTCGATTTGCTATGTTCAAGTGCGAAAGGTAATTCAgatttacattaattttgtgttttcaaacATGGCAGACAATGAAGCCAAGTTAAACATCGTATCGCCAAAAGACTGAGCAAGTGGCAAGATAAACGTTAGAGCTCAGAATGATCCATGCTCATTAATTGAAGTCCTCCAATTCAAGCATGCAAGGAGAATGGATGCAGAACAAATAGAAAGACCCTTTCAAACTCCATTCaacaatatttaatttttgtataGTGCATAATTTGAAAGTTAATTAAGGTCCAACTAATCTTCGCTTGGCTGAAGTATTAAAATTTAACTTTGACATGTTACCAGTAAAATTCCTGTGATTCAAATATCTTCTTTGCTTTGAATGTCTCTTTGATGATGATGTCTACACATCACAAAAACACTTTCCCTCTCAAAGTGCTGTGTTTTGCTGGCACCTGGTTACACTTGTCAGAAACGCTGTTATTGACCTCGACAAGCATTTCTTCCAAATGGTATCTTCTATGATTACTTTTGATGATATCTGTCAAGGCCTTAAGGAAAGTAAAACATTTAGTGCCTTAACGTTGGagtgtaataaacaaaaatttggtttgttttaTCCAATGTTGACTTGTAGCCTCCCATTAAGAAGAGCTGGTATTGTTGCTATTATAATTATCCTGAAGTTGCTAAAGGGATGTTGTCTTCATGCAAGTCAATAGtgagcttacgcaacaggatgGCTGGAACACTCAGGAcagcagaatgacgaaaaaatgttgcGTAAattgggaatgcacagtctcgcgccacattttttcgtcattctgctgtcctgagtcttccagctgtcctgttgcgtaaggtccCTAATCAAGACCTTGGACGGTCTCATTGACATGTAAGACTTCTCTTTTGCAAAGTCATAACTTTGTCTTGATTCCAATAATATTTGGTGAGGGTAATGGTAatagaaatgaaataatacaGCAAGGCTGGATGGATGGCTGTGAAGATTAAATGAgtatttccaaaatttcattATGCAGTCTGACTTCATCTCTCAAAAACGTATGTGACAACCTCTACAAACAAATAATGATGTGAACTCAGGCAACAGCATTCACAAAACCTGCTGACAAAGAGTCTGGAACAGTTATCATTTACTGCAACTGGTGTATGAAAAAATGCTTCCATCAACTTAAGGAcactaaaatttaattttactgaCAACTTGACAGTGACATGAACTACCAATGACATCCAAACAAGTGTACTACTTTATATACAAAACTTGTTCAAAAACCAGCATCATTGATGACAAGACTAAAAGATTTCTATAACAAACTGACCCCAAACCAGGATGTTTTTATATCATACCTAAAATCCACAAACAAGGACATTCCTGGCAACTGATTGTTTACAGCAATTAATGATCATCCAGCAGTATGCATTTCTCAAGCAGTTGGCATGTATATATAATACTTATTGCAACAAGCAATACATAGGAGAGACTAAACAACAACAGTCCTGAATGTTTTACATTAAGCTGGTATACTGTAGTTCTACTCACTTGCATGTAAAACGACCCATAATTGGTCTGTTTGTATGCAACATATCCTGGAACAGTTGCAAATCCCAGGAGAAAATCACTCTCTTGTAGACAACTTGAAATGCATCTTGCAAGGGTAGAGTCACAAGTTAACCCTGCAACATGTGATCTTTGCTTTGAGTAAAAAACTCATCTTCTGCAGGACCTCTGCAGGCTTGAATGAAGAACACCTTGGGTTTGTTAGCTAGAGTGGGGCATCTCTTTGCTGTGAATTTAGACATTAGCTGTTCAATGcctgtgaaaaaaattacagaatTATATTTTTGACGCAATAAGTAATATCCCCATCAAGTTGGAAGTGgaaatgcataaaaaaataGCAGCATGAAATAACATTacttacaaaaatttaattcaaacaCTGTATAAAGCCTTTTCATAAGATTATTAGAATGCACTGACttcaatacaaaaaaatttacttatGTGAATACACAAATAGCATCACATAAAAACCGagattaaggaaaaaaaaataccagtaaacagaaaaaaatagacCAGACAGAAGACCACTAGCAATAATTAATGGTAGGGAAAATTATTGGAACTGTGAGGgccaataaatattattgcacTCATTTTCCCATCTTAAAACCTCCAACATGACAGTATAATAATCTTTGGATAATGTTGATTTGTAGCATACCCAATTGTTGCCTACGAAACCTAAAtagtattaaattttattgttactgGTGACTATTCAGATAGCATGGTAGCGAGTCCCACCACCCGGCCTTattcaaaatttctaaaatttaaCTGCACGGATACCTTTATTTTAGTTAAATATACTATTGTATTATAGTTAAATATATCTTTTGTTGCAAGTCAAAATGGTTGAATTAATTCTAATCTGCAATACTTCCATCCTTGCAGACCCTGGGGCAAATCATGGGGAATTTCTTTTGTGACAAATTGTGGAAATTGCAGTGGTTGTCCATTGCCTGTTTTGACTTAACATGCCTCACGATCTCTTCTTGGGTCTTTGAGGATGGGATGACAATAGGATTTGTTCTCCTGATTCAATAAATTCCATATGGAGAGTCACTTACCTAGGAATATTGtgtaacaaattattattattatttttacactGCTGAAAAACAGCTTTATTTCCAAGTTCTTTTTGCTTCATTCTAGGTTTTAACACCACTGGATGTGGATCCAGGTTTAGAGATTATAGGAAGCGATCATCAGACTAAAGTTGCTGTGCAAGCATATATCCATGTATGATTGCATAATTTGATAATTACTGAACAATAGGGCACCTTTTAACAGAAGCTACTTCTGCTGAATTAagggaatattttgaaaacgcCTCAAAGAACCTACATAAACAGGTCATTGTGTCTAATCATAATGGGAAATTAAATGGACAATTTCAAATTGACCAACAGTTATTTGCAACACTGCACTTGTGTGATATGCACTTATAGAttgctaatattattatagagTACTTAAAAATATGCATGTGGATACCGCAAATAAACTGTTGATAGAAGTACAGTACCGATTGTTCTTCCCTTTACGCCAATGATCTTGTCACCAATATCCCCATGGGACATGACGATACAAACAAAAGCATCAAACTTGCTATGGTCATACTTGCTATATTCTGTACAGATGTCCTCCATCTGGAAGTTTTGCAAGTCATTTACTATGTGCACCAGAAAATGTAGATCATTCTCAAAAAGGGCGTGGAGGTTCTGCTCATCATGTATAGCACATTGACGATTTAGCTCCTCATCATCAAAGGACatgttatttattatcaaACAATATCCACGAGGACAGCTGTCCAACTTATAGTGCTTAGGCTCTGTTGATActggaaataaaacaaaggcaacattttcttatgttaaaGCAATTTCAGTGGTTTTATTATCTGGACAATAgttattatttgtatttaccaaatcagtggatagcaattttcgcacattttgattggctcctgtaacttggaatatccttggatattcactgttttgcgaacggagagacaACAGGCGCGTCGTTTCatgaaagtttcagaagaagaaattgtggccattaatgaagtggcatttttttatccatctgatttggtaaatactaaacaACTATTCCCCTCAGGGTCgctgaagagcggtggatatatacctagACGCTTcacgtctcggtatatatccaccatattaacctccccttcgggggatagttgtataatatctGGACCTGGAAATTAGCTTGCAAATGGGACCCATGGTTTGAAAGGTTATGtgaaaatcaattaaaaaCTTTCCCTTCTTCCTGCAGCagttgaacttttgaagactACATCACTCAAATTCCAATCTCAGCTGGGGCTAAAAGTGGTGTCCTAAACTTTAAGAGACATACAAAACATCCAAGGATGTTTTGTATACAAAAAACTCTTTTGGAAAGGAAACAAGGCTTGGAGAGTTCCAAGCATACATGATTTCACATGGTATCCCTCTGAATTCCCAAGCTTTGCCATTTTGACAACACCTATCCAACACCTAACAGTGTAAACATCTCCGATCAACCCCCCGCCCTCCCAATTTTCATTCAGCACCATGGAGATTGTCATATCATTGATAATGGGAGTTGGGGAGGGGTCTAGTTTTCTCAAGTTATTTTAAACATATGTCTAAAAACTGTTTACCTCCACTCAAGAGAATTCCTGCACATGTTCCCCAGTAAGGGCCTTGTCCATCTGAATCAAATGATATGAGGATTAAATCACCAACATCCTCCTCAGACATTGGCTTCCTGATAgacaatttcttttcttgaataCTGCTGTTCTGAAAGTCATTTCTGCTTCTATTATTTACACTTATTCTCTCCATCAAGCGGGTTACTGCTTCCAAATTGTTATCCTTTAATAATATCTCATGCACACTAACTAGCGCATGTTTCTGATTGGGACCAGGAGAATTCTGGCCAATTGAACTATTGTATATGGTAGCATAAGGGAATGCTTCCTTAATCCCCCTATAGGCCACAGCACTTTGGAGGTCATCAAACCTTATGCCTTGCATTATTCTGGGAATACtctgaaaatgagaaaagacaacatgttttaaaagtaataaatcaataattttaccAAGCAAGCCACATGATTTgtataaaaaatattatgaaGACGATAAACTGGATTCAATAACTGTGGGTCTCTGAACATTTCCTCAAGTCTAACTTCCCATGCATCCCACAAGAGAGACAATCTCTTAGAATCTGATAGAATACTGGATATccaaagtttcattttctgtaAGAAATAGTGAAGTTGGGCACAGGAAACCAGGGAGGGAAACCAGAGCCTTATACAATGATTATTACTGCTATAAACAAAGTATACAAAATTTGGTCTTGATTTGACAAAATAACTTCAAGCCATTTAGAGTGGTTATGCATAGAGCCATATCTCTAACAGTCATTGCTGCACGGTGTCTGATCAAAATTAGGTCACGTCCGTCCAGATATTTCTGATGACCAGGAACAATGGCAGCtttattttacaatgaaaactgaaacccactcaaagaaaaaagaaaattgtttcctTTCACTGTGGTTCGATAACTTACCTTATTAAACCACAGTTTCATGTGTTCaacattcttttcttttgctagATCTCAAATCTTttttggagatttttcttttggtggTTGGTTGCCCCTCTTTCCACAACCATCACAAATAATAGCACTACAAAACTCAGACCATCAACTTGCATCTGGTAGTCTCTGATCAACTTGCTTAAGCAAGCTCATGCCTCAACACAGATTACCTCACTGATTTCCTATTCCAAGCCTTGCTCACCCATCTATATTGAAGATGAGGAACAAAACCTCATTTGCTGTCCCCATCTCTAGGAATTTGAGAAAGCATCTGGGCCCAAAGTcggaataatttattgcttaTGGTGAGGATtgaattttgcatatttactATAGATGATGTGGTTTGATTGCCTCCATAGTGTAAGTAATGATAAAAACATTAACTCAAACTCATTGGAAACACTGCTGCGGTGAGATGATcttaataatgattattgtataaattatttgtaatgTAAATCTGGCCAGAATATAGGCTACCTCTAGCTTCTTCTTTTTAGATCAGATGTGTGTAAAACTGTAAATTCcaagttgtaaacaaacacaGAGGCAGGAAAACACATCTTTCattgtattttcattattagtttcttgcaaaaaaactAATGCAAAACATTACTTGTTTCTGATTATATTTCGGCCAATTAACGTAAAACATTTCGAAACATATTCAGCAAATCCTAGTTCTTCTTTGTTAGGAAACAATATTCTCTCCTTTCCCATTTCATGATTTAAAAGGTAAGCTGAACCTTATTCATGCATAGAAAACAAGTGGAATAGCTTTCTCTGCTTACGTATATTTAATTTATAACTCTTATGGGTATAACTATCATGTAAAGATGCTCTAATCATGATTCAGCATAAAGTGTGCAAGTTCCATGATGATCCCAACTGCATGGCTATTGTCAGGAAGCACGTAATCAGCTTCAGGAAGGCTATTTATGGAAGACCACAGTTTTAACTGATGTCACCTATCATGCACTAGTTGTCTATAGAACCTCAGAGCCAGAATTGACAACAGAGCAAGATTTTCTACTAGACAGATGCCACAAGAGATGATACATCTCTGTTAGATTAAGTGTAAGAATtttgttagaaaaacaaaactggaaAGCATTTAGACATATTTCTCAACTTAGTACCCACCCGCTACGTAAGCAAATCCCAGAGACCAACTAGAAGAGAAAAAGTAATAGTTTATGCACGTTAACAAATACGGAACACTCTAagaatatttttattaatagactaatttattttgttattttatctTATGAGGAATAAAGACATTTACTATTGataaaattatgataataattatcattactattattatcattattattattattattattattattattattattattattattatcattattattatcaactAGAAGCCTTTTGAAGCAATGCACTTTGTGcctttgttaaaaaattttgctttcggGTGGGGCTATTTGTAAACGCAGTTGGGCAAATGCCAAGGGGTTCCTCGGGGTGCACGCTGATAAGTGCATAATTACCcttgatattttgatattctgCGATCGCAGGGACTCAAACTGAAACCAGCTGAATCTTTATACTACGACCTTACCAAGTGATAGTCGGTGTTACTGAGGAAACGACATCCATTGCTCGAGAGGACAATAATGATTACTTTGCCCACGTCGATGGCTTCATCTCTAAGAAAATCGTTTCTGATGATAAACCTGTTTCCCTCTGCGTGCAACCGAAAGGGATGTCCGCATGGACGAGCTTCCTCTAGATTTCCCTGATGTTTCAATCTCAAACAATAAACTTTGGAAGTATGATTCTGATGATGAGCCTTCGACAACGAAATCACGACAGCGTAGGTCTTCATTTTGAGTAAGCAAGAAGACAAGCTGTGGAGGATTcgaattttaaaatgtggcgcgaaaataatgtaaatacGGAAATGCCATATAAGGAAAATTGCGTCATTCCCATGTGattgaaataaaccaatcacagcacCACTTACTCAGCAAAAAGGCCCATGCTACCATGTCGCTgaccaacctcgttcccagggtcctttctctactttctcgaagtagagaaaggaccctgggaacgaggttggtcGCTGACATCACCATAATTGCAGTGATTATCTCTTGGGAGAAGAATTCAAAAAAGGACAGGGAATCATCTGCAGTTACCAGGGGTAAAAAGTAGGGCATTATGAAACGCCAATGCTAGTGCAGCTTATCCTGAATTTCATCCGCCCCCTCTGCTCGGCAAAGAGCGATACTCAGAAAACGAATCGTTTGCagaattatttgattttgaccACGTTTCGTTACTTTACGTTATTGTTATGACAGAAGTAATTAAACCCACCTGGGAGCTTAGTTAAATTTCAGCTACTAAATTCTGAAGGAAGTATGGAAatacttcatttcatttataaaACTTTATAATTATAGCTAGAAATAACCAACGGTTGGACGTGCGGGTAAGAACACTTTTGAGTCCAGGgattttcaataaaactttTGTTGAGCATTGAAATTGGTTGACCATCGCGTTGTGCAgttatcattaaaaaaaaactgcatgTCTTAAGGCTAAATCCACTGAAACTCTGAGAGTAATCCACCACTTGTGCATTGAAATCCAGTGATACGACTGTGACAGATGTCGAGTCCCTTTGCCAAATTTGTGGAGTGttcacatgaaaaaattatgcaaGCAAACGTCCAACCAGAgtataatatttaaaaataatatttgccACATTTGTAGAGTATTCACGTGGAAAGAACATGGCAGATGTTATCTTCTGCGGTTCCACTGTCGGCTCCCCGGTGGGGGTAGGGGGTACTCCCTATAATGGCCTATACGGTGAGGCTCCGCCCGACAGGAGTACCTTTTTCACTCCTCAGGAATATGAAAGGGTAGGAATTTCACGAGTCGAAATATACGAAAGGGTAGGTAAATCTGTCATTTAAGCATTTTAAAGGGCATTTCAGTAAAGACCCAGCATTGCCCAATACGCATTGCGCGCTCGCGAtcattggcggccattttcttgatgttgaaaaatcggaaaattagTGTTAGTCTCTGAAATTCATTTGCATCGCTTATGTTACTGTTATAGCATTACTCTTaggtattgattcaagtacatcatttattaaggaacacttttaACAGTTTCTTTGTCGATTTTGtgtaaatgtttgcctttaaTCCGGCAAAGTGGAATGTAAAGTGACGATCGAGAGAAGACCGTGTTTATCGGGTTCGGTCCGCCAGATTATGGTGCGATCATTGGTGTATTTGTTATGCAATGCCCGGAAGGCCTCACTTGGTTTTGGTGGAGCAACTAAGAGTGAATTTGCTAaatttttacatcattttcc
This sequence is a window from Acropora palmata chromosome 6, jaAcrPala1.3, whole genome shotgun sequence. Protein-coding genes within it:
- the LOC141883790 gene encoding uncharacterized protein LOC141883790 isoform X1: MKTYAVVISLSKAHHQNHTSKVYCLRLKHQGNLEEARPCGHPFRLHAEGNRFIIRNDFLRDEAIDVGKVIIIVLSSNGCRFLSNTDYHLSIPRIMQGIRFDDLQSAVAYRGIKEAFPYATIYNSSIGQNSPGPNQKHALVSVHEILLKDNNLEAVTRLMERISVNNRSRNDFQNSSIQEKKLSIRKPMSEEDVGDLILISFDSDGQGPYWGTCAGILLSGVSTEPKHYKLDSCPRGYCLIINNMSFDDEELNRQCAIHDEQNLHALFENDLHFLVHIVNDLQNFQMEDICTEYSKYDHSKFDAFVCIVMSHGDIGDKIIGVKGRTIGIEQLMSKFTAKRCPTLANKPKVFFIQACRGPAEDEFFTQSKDHMLQG
- the LOC141883790 gene encoding caspase-8-like isoform X2 produces the protein MKLWFNKSIPRIMQGIRFDDLQSAVAYRGIKEAFPYATIYNSSIGQNSPGPNQKHALVSVHEILLKDNNLEAVTRLMERISVNNRSRNDFQNSSIQEKKLSIRKPMSEEDVGDLILISFDSDGQGPYWGTCAGILLSGVSTEPKHYKLDSCPRGYCLIINNMSFDDEELNRQCAIHDEQNLHALFENDLHFLVHIVNDLQNFQMEDICTEYSKYDHSKFDAFVCIVMSHGDIGDKIIGVKGRTIGIEQLMSKFTAKRCPTLANKPKVFFIQACRGPAEDEFFTQSKDHMLQG